In the genome of Segatella copri, one region contains:
- a CDS encoding DUF6377 domain-containing protein — translation MKQLLFLLLMLMMPLLTQGKTDEKKLLERIDYMIDNDQYYQDIKEKELKQLKLQAIEAEDSKTRLLFLDSIYHAYSAYRYDSAYAYMQRGLELAQKVNDTYYITLNQINQASILSVRGFYGMAKNKLESLNPDEMPHKQKLYYYFTYAWLYNYLESYAKGSNYAEEFRSQKKHYMNLLILNFNEEDKHSAYYHYLMGEYIYLDNPTSKEGLNHYQKALKMSPAKSRIHAMSAYAVARYYKLTGNFDLYEEYLVEASVSDGLCQLKETVALQKLAYFLFKKDENNSKRAAKYIQHTMEDAQFFNNRLRMMEISNILPVIAAANQQAAERSRARILTGFIAVSAALIIIIILAFVNNRQKNKLKKNKQKIEEQNKKQIEMNGQLSEMNNQLTELNQQLIETNIKRETYLRLFMDISAAYISKLADYRKLVSRKIKANQAADLLKSLNTHKLEEEETQMFYNRFDKAFMELYPGFVTELNKLLLPESQLEVPTTHTLTTEIRIYALMRLGVTDSQEIATLLHYSTQTIYNYKSGMRAKAINRDTFESDVNRLCHIIA, via the coding sequence ATGAAGCAATTGTTATTTTTACTTCTTATGCTTATGATGCCACTGCTCACCCAAGGCAAAACCGATGAGAAGAAGCTTCTGGAGCGTATAGATTACATGATTGATAACGACCAGTATTATCAAGATATCAAGGAAAAAGAGCTGAAACAGCTGAAACTGCAAGCCATTGAGGCAGAAGACAGCAAGACCCGACTGCTTTTCCTTGACAGCATATACCATGCCTACAGTGCCTACCGCTACGACTCGGCTTACGCCTACATGCAGCGTGGACTGGAGTTGGCCCAGAAGGTCAACGACACCTATTATATAACACTCAACCAGATCAACCAAGCGTCCATACTCTCGGTTAGGGGATTCTATGGCATGGCCAAAAACAAGCTCGAATCGCTCAACCCCGACGAGATGCCCCACAAGCAGAAGCTGTACTACTACTTCACGTATGCCTGGTTGTATAATTACTTGGAATCCTACGCCAAGGGATCTAATTACGCCGAGGAATTCCGCAGCCAGAAGAAGCATTACATGAACCTCCTGATTCTGAATTTTAACGAAGAGGACAAACATAGTGCGTACTATCATTATCTCATGGGCGAATACATCTATCTCGACAATCCTACCAGTAAGGAAGGACTCAACCATTACCAGAAGGCACTGAAAATGTCTCCAGCCAAATCACGCATCCATGCCATGTCGGCATACGCTGTCGCCAGATATTACAAGCTTACAGGCAACTTCGATCTATACGAGGAATATCTCGTGGAAGCATCCGTGAGCGACGGCCTATGCCAGCTCAAGGAAACGGTAGCCCTGCAGAAACTTGCCTACTTCCTCTTTAAAAAGGATGAAAACAACAGCAAGAGAGCGGCTAAATACATCCAGCACACCATGGAAGATGCCCAGTTCTTCAACAACCGACTGCGCATGATGGAGATTTCAAACATCCTGCCAGTCATCGCAGCTGCCAACCAGCAGGCTGCCGAGCGTTCACGTGCCCGCATCCTTACGGGCTTCATCGCAGTAAGCGCAGCACTGATCATCATCATCATCCTTGCCTTCGTGAACAACAGGCAGAAGAACAAACTGAAGAAAAACAAGCAGAAGATTGAAGAGCAGAACAAGAAACAGATAGAGATGAACGGCCAGCTTTCAGAGATGAACAATCAGCTCACCGAACTGAACCAGCAGCTCATAGAAACCAACATCAAGCGCGAAACATACTTGCGCCTCTTTATGGACATCAGCGCTGCATACATCAGTAAGCTCGCTGATTATCGCAAACTGGTAAGCCGAAAAATCAAGGCAAACCAGGCTGCCGACCTGCTGAAGAGTCTCAACACCCACAAGTTGGAAGAGGAAGAGACACAGATGTTCTACAACCGTTTCGACAAGGCGTTCATGGAACTGTATCCAGGTTTTGTTACGGAGTTGAACAAGCTCCTGCTGCCAGAAAGCCAGCTGGAGGTGCCAACTACCCACACGCTGACCACGGAAATCCGCATCTATGCCTTGATGCGACTGGGCGTAACCGACAGTCAGGAAATAGCCACCCTGCTGCATTACTCCACCCAGACCATCTACAACTACAAATCGGGCATGAGAGCAAAGGCGATCAACCGCGATACGTTCGAATCGGATGTCAATCGCCTCTGCCACATTATTGCATAG
- a CDS encoding SDR family NAD(P)-dependent oxidoreductase produces the protein MNKIALITGATSGIGEACARRFAQGGYNLILTGRNTGKLEILKKQLEGTGIQVLALAFDVRNRDAAKKAVDYIPLDWRKIDVLINNAGLARGLEPEYEGDFDDWDQMIDTNIKGLLTMTRLIVPGMVRRNHGHVINIGSVAGDAAYAGGNVYCATKAAVKAITDGLRIDVAHTKVRVTNVKPGLVETNFSNVRFHGDARRADNVYRGIEPLNGDDVADVAFYAASAPEHVQIAEVLVLATHQANGTVIHRD, from the coding sequence ATGAATAAAATTGCTCTTATTACTGGCGCAACCAGCGGAATAGGCGAGGCTTGCGCACGTCGCTTTGCTCAAGGCGGCTACAATCTGATTCTTACGGGTAGAAACACCGGTAAGTTGGAAATCTTGAAGAAACAGTTGGAAGGTACTGGCATCCAGGTGCTGGCACTTGCCTTCGATGTGCGCAACCGTGATGCTGCCAAGAAGGCGGTGGATTACATCCCGCTGGATTGGCGAAAGATTGATGTGCTCATCAACAATGCCGGATTGGCTCGTGGTCTGGAACCTGAGTATGAGGGAGATTTTGATGATTGGGATCAGATGATTGATACCAATATCAAGGGCCTGCTCACCATGACCCGTCTCATTGTGCCGGGGATGGTGAGAAGAAACCATGGTCATGTCATCAACATTGGTAGTGTGGCTGGCGATGCTGCCTATGCGGGTGGCAACGTGTATTGTGCTACCAAGGCGGCTGTGAAGGCTATCACCGATGGACTGCGTATTGACGTGGCTCACACCAAGGTGCGTGTTACCAACGTGAAGCCGGGATTGGTGGAGACCAACTTCTCTAACGTCCGTTTCCATGGCGATGCCCGCCGTGCCGACAATGTGTATCGTGGCATCGAACCATTGAATGGTGATGATGTGGCAGACGTAGCCTTCTATGCTGCCAGTGCCCCAGAGCATGTGCAGATAGCCGAAGTTCTGGTTTTGGCTACGCATCAGGCCAACGGAACCGTGATACACAGAGACTAG